GAGGACGGGGGCCTGATGAGCTTCAGTCGCTCGTTCGTGGACGCCGCCCTGCGCGAGCGGCGATCCGTCTGGGTCGCCGACGCCCAGACGGATGCGCGCTTCGCCGCGGCACGAAGCGTCCTGGCCCTCGACCTGCGAACGGTCATCTGCGTTCCTCTGATCGTCGAGGACGCGGTGATCGGCCTGCTCTACCTGGACCGTCAGAGCGTCAACCGCACCTTCGACGAGGCCGACCTGCGCCTGGTCGAAGGGCTCGCAGGCTTCGCGGCCCTTGCGATCGCAAACGCCACCCGCTTCGAGGAAACCCAGGAGCGCAACAAGCTGCTCGCCACAGCCCAGGCCCTGGCCTCCCTCTGCTCGCCGCGGGTCACCCCCGAGCAGCTCCGGCGCGAGATTGCCTGGCAAGGCCTCGTGCTGGCCGACGCCGAGACCGCCGCGCTCTACGACGAAGCCGCCGAACCACTCGTCTGCCTGGACGCTCGGGGAACGGCCATCACCTGCCAGCCCCCCCTCGAAGCCCTCGCGAACGCCCGGCTCACGGGGGTCGTGAGCACGACGAGCAATGTCCAGCTCACCACCTTGATCTTGCCCTTGATGGCCAACCATCGCTGCTGGGGCATCTTGTGCCTGAGCCGTCCTGCCACGCGCCTGTTCACCCCGCAAGAGATCGCAACCCTCGAGGGAATCGGCGCCCAGATGGCGCACCTGCTGGAGGCGCAAATCAGCAGGGAAGCGCAAGCCCAGCGCATCGAACGTCTCGAAAAGGCCATGCGCCAGCTGGACGACCGTCACGACGCGAGCAAGCTCGACCCACAGAGCGGCCTGTTCAGCGCCCCCTACGTCATTCAACGCCTGAGAGACGAGGTCACCGAGGCCCTGCGCTACGATCAACCGCTTTCCCTGCTCGTCCTCGAAGCGGCGCGGATCGAAGCGCTCGCCGCTCACTTCGGCCCCCAGACCGGCGACGACATGTGGCGGCACCTGGGGGATGCGCTTGCTCAGATGAGCCGCAAGACCGACGTGGCGGCTCGCCTCGAAGGCGAGCACTGCGCCATCCTGATGCCCCAGACCCCACTCGCCGGAGCCGAAGTCTTCGCCCGGCGCCTCAAGGAGCACCTCGACGAGTTTGCGATCTGCGACGCGAACGGCGCCGAGCTCTGGAAGCTGGACGTCGCCGTCGCGACCATCCAGTGGCAAGTCGCCGAAACGCCCGACGAGATGCTCGCGCGCGCCCTCGGCGCCCTCCCGAGCGAGGGCTGAGATCACTCCCGCTTGATGCGGCGGATCACACCCTGCAAGAAGCCCTCCGGGGGTGGCGGGTTGGCCATGGTCTGCACCGGCCGGGGCTGCTTCGGGATCGGCGCGTCGCCGGGAGCTTTGAACTTGGGGCCGGACGGTTTGCTTGCAGGGGCCGTGCGCTCGACGCACGGGAACATCTGGTTCAGCACCGGATCGTTCTTGAACAGCAAATCGAACGTGGTCAGCAGGTAAAGCCGTGTCTTGAACTTGTTGAGATCGAACTCGGCGAGCAGGCGCCGACGCCTGCTCGCCTCGTCCTTGCCGAGACGCTGCAGCAGCGCCATCATCTCCGCGATATCGGCCGCTTCCAGTGTGCTTTCAAGCGTCAGGAGGGCCTGCGCCTCCTGCGCAGCCTTCGCCGCCTCATCGAAGCGCTCCACGGCGATGCGCAAGCGCTTCTCGAGGCCCGGATCCTTGAGCGACTGCTTGAGGACCCCAGCCACCATCGACGCGTGATCCTCGCGCATCCCGGCCAAGGTCGGGGCCCAGCGCTCACGGGGCTGCTGCTGCAGCTCCAGGATGAAGCGCAGCATGCGAACGCGCCCGGCCAAGGCCTCTTGCTGGGTCTCGAAGAGCGAAAGATAGCGCTCGGCCTCGGCACGCAGGGTCTGCAGCCACGTCCGATCGAGCGGCGGGCTGGTGGCTTGCCGGGCGGGGGTCTTGATGGTGAAGGGCGACTGCACGAGCACATCCCCTGCCATCCTGGGGGATGGCAAGGGATGCGGCGCAGAAGCAGCTCGGCGTGAAGGGTCGCTCACGCACACCCCAGGCCGGATAGCCTAGCGGGCGACACTCTGCTGGTACTCGCCCATTTGCTTGCGGACGTCGGCGAAGGACAGCTTCTCGTTGACGACCCGGTTGGCCCAGTAGTCGGGGCCGTTCCCCGCCGTGTTGATGTCCTTGCCGGTGAGGTCCTGGTAGATCTTGGCAATGGTGTCGTTGATGAGCTGGCGCGACATCCCGGCCGACACGGGCTCGGCCGACTGCGAGAGGCGCTCGACTTCGAACTCCCGAAAGCGCTGCTTGATGGATTCCTGGCTCGAGCCGGGGCGCATGTACTCGTTGACCATGCTCTCGAGGAAGGCCCCATCGCCGGTGAAGTCTCGCCCCATGGCCTCCTTGGCGATCGCAAGCACGCTCTGCTCGGCCGAAGCGTGCAGGGCCGCCACGTCCCCTATGAATTGCGACTTGCTCACCTCGCCGTACATGGCCGGATCGTAGAAGCGATGGCGCGTGTTCAGCTCATCTCCCGAGAGCTTCCCATCGTGGTTCATGTCCGCCTCGTCGAACAGGGCCGCGAACTTCTTCGCGCGCTCCGGATCGATGGAGGTTGCAGCCTGAGGCGTCGCGGAGACGGCGCCGAAATCGGAGCCCGGCGCGGCCGCTTGAGGCTTGGCGTTGTCGAGGACCGCAAGCCCGCCCGTGACCTGGCTCTGGTCCTGGGCCATCTCGGGCTTGCCGAAGTCCGCGAGGTTCTCCTTGGTCACCAGGTCCTGCCCGAGCTGCATGAGGCCCTGGGCCATCTCGCCCAGGCCCTCGATGACCTCGCCGGCGGCGTCTATCTGTGCCTTGACGGGGTTCTTGCCCTGGAGCAAGTCCATGGCCATGTGGCCCCCCATCGCCATCGGATCGAAGCGGGCCGCGCTCTTGAGAAAGCCGCCGATATCCATGCATCCTCCTCCTGACCGTCACAGGGCAACGCTTGTTGCCGATCAAATCGACGCACTGACGATAAAATCGTCCTCTATCCAACAGCTATTAACCCCGAATGAAGTGAACTCTATCTTTCTTAATGAAACTAAAACAATACACAAAAAACTGAGATCGTTTCGTTATCAAAATACCTTTCACGGGAACATGGGATTCGATCGGCTTGCCACGTTTCACGCCTCTCGACCAGCGAGCAACATGCATGCGTAAAAGCCTTCTCGCCCCTCTTCTGATCGGCCTTCTCGTGAGCGCCGGCTGCACGACCGGGCAGCTCGTCGACACCACCGGGGGCAACGACTCCGGCCTCGCGGCGCGCAACACCGCCACCGGCGAGTACACCGGGCAAGTCCTCGGACTGAACGGCAAGCCCGCCGTGAACGTCCAGGTGCAGGGCTATCTGGTCTCCAACAACAGCGCGAGCATCATCTCGAACAACAGCGGGGGCCTCATCTCCCACAACGGCTCCAAGTATGCGATTCTCGCCGCCGAGACGCTCTCCACCACCACCGACGCCAAGGGTCGCTTCAAGCTCGTCAGCCGCAGCGGCTTGCCGATGAACGTCGAGGCCGTCCTCTCGGCGAACGTCAAGGCGATTCAGCTTGGCGTCACCGAAGAGACCAGCGCCAAGCTCCAGCTCGCCAAGACCGGGCAGATCAGCGGTCGAGTCACGACCCCCAAGGCCCCCTCGGTCACCAACTGGGAAGGGGTGGACGTCTTCATTCCCGGCACCTCGTACGTGGCCAAGACGGACGCGGCCGGTCGCTACACCCTCTCGAACGTGCCGGTCGGCACCTTCGACCTGGTGGGAACCAAGGCCGGCCTGGGCCGCGGCAACCAGCCGAGCGTCGGGGTCGCTTCCGAGCAGACGACGCAGGCGCCGGACCTGGCCCTCTCGGTCACCACCCCGGAGATCGCGAGCATCAGCCAGCCGAACGGTGGTCCCGGCAGCGTCGTCACCCTCACAGGCTCGAACTTCGGGGCCTCCACCGGCGAGAGCCTCGAAGTGACCTTCGGCGGCGCCCAGGTCGCCGCCCCCCAGCGCGTCGACGACCGGACCCTACGGGTCGAGGTGCCGCCCGCGGCCGACTCGGGGGCCGTCGTGGTCACGGTGAGTGGCATCAAGAGCAACGCCAAGAACTTCACCGTTCTATCCGAGCTCATCCTCTCGCCCCGCTTTCCGTACCTGCGCAAGGGCCGCCCCCAGCGCTACACCGTCACCGCCCTCGACCGCGACAAGCACGTCGTTTCCAACCCCTCGGTCACCTGGAGCGTGACGGGCAATACCTTCCAGCTGAACAACGGTCTGGTGACGCCCACGGGCGAGGGACAGGGAACCCTACGCGTCACCAGCGGCATGCTGCGCGCGCCCCTGGACCTCCAGGCCTTCGATGGCCCGGTCGTCAACACGCTCGCCGGCAGCTACATGGGCTTTCGCGACGGGGTAGGCAGCGAGGCGCAGTTCTCCTACCCCAACGGGGTCGCGGTGGACGCGAGCGGCAGCGTCTACGTGGCCGATCGCAACAACCACCGCATCCGCATGATCAGCGGCGACGGCCTGGTCAGCACCCTCGCGGGGACCGGCCTTCCCGGGCGCAAGAACACCATCGGGGCCGCTGCGGAATTCTACTCCCCCGCCTGCGTCGCCCCGGACGGCAAGGGGAACCTCTTCCTGACCGAAGCGGGCAACCATGATGTCCGGTGCATCTCGCTCACGACCGGCATGGTCTCGACCGTGGCAGGAGACGGGGTCGCCGGCTACTACGACGCCTGGACCCCTCTAGAGACCGCCCGCTTCAACACCCCCCACGGCCTGGCCGTCGGGAGCGACGGGACCCTCTACGTCGCCGACTGGGGCAACCAGACCATTCGCTTCATCCTGCCCAACCGGGCCGTGCGCACCATGGCCAACATCATCGTCTACAACGGGACCCCCGTCCCGGGCTTCGTGGACGGTTCCTACGCGAACGCGCGCTTCAACTATCCCATCGGCGTGGCCGTGGATTCGAGCGGCAAGCTCTACGTCTCCGACCAGCACAACAACCGCATCCGGCGCATCGACACCGACCTCCAGGTGAGCACCTTCGCCGGCAACGGCGACCCCGCCCTGTTCAACGGCCCCCACGATCTGGCGGTCGATGCCGCTGGCAACGTCCTGGTCGCCGATCACGACCACAACCAGATCAAGCAGATCGCCCCCGACGGGACGATCCGCGTGATCGCGGGCTCGGGGGAGTACGGGCTCGCCGACGGTCGCGGATCGCAGGCGAGCTTCAACGAGCCTTTCGGGGTCGCGGTGGACGCGAGCGGCAGCATCTACGTGGGCGATCGCAACAACCACCGCATCCGCCTCATCTGGCCCTAGCCCTCAAACGAAACGACCGCCCGGTCTCGGGCGGTCGTTTCGTTTGGGATGGGGGAATGCCTTACGCCAGCGACTTGTAGATGCGCTCGGCGTGGCCGGTGGCCTTGACGTTGCGGTAGACGGCCTTGAGGACGCCGTCCGCGCCGATCACGAAAGTCGAGCGGATGACGCCGACGTAGACCTTGCCGTAGTTCTTCTTCTCGCCCCAGGCGCCGAATAGCTCCATCAACTTGTTCTCGGTGTCGCTCAACAGGGTGAAGGGCAGGCCGTACTTGGTCTGGAACTTGAGGTGCTTCGTGGGGGCATCAGGGCTGACGCCGACCACCACGACCTTCTCGCCGTGGGTGGCCAGGCCGTCGCGGAAGTCGCAGGCCTCGGTGGTGCAGCCGGGGGTGTCGTCCTTGGGATAGAAGTAGAGGACCAGGTCCTT
Above is a window of bacterium DNA encoding:
- a CDS encoding carboxypeptidase regulatory-like domain-containing protein; amino-acid sequence: MRKSLLAPLLIGLLVSAGCTTGQLVDTTGGNDSGLAARNTATGEYTGQVLGLNGKPAVNVQVQGYLVSNNSASIISNNSGGLISHNGSKYAILAAETLSTTTDAKGRFKLVSRSGLPMNVEAVLSANVKAIQLGVTEETSAKLQLAKTGQISGRVTTPKAPSVTNWEGVDVFIPGTSYVAKTDAAGRYTLSNVPVGTFDLVGTKAGLGRGNQPSVGVASEQTTQAPDLALSVTTPEIASISQPNGGPGSVVTLTGSNFGASTGESLEVTFGGAQVAAPQRVDDRTLRVEVPPAADSGAVVVTVSGIKSNAKNFTVLSELILSPRFPYLRKGRPQRYTVTALDRDKHVVSNPSVTWSVTGNTFQLNNGLVTPTGEGQGTLRVTSGMLRAPLDLQAFDGPVVNTLAGSYMGFRDGVGSEAQFSYPNGVAVDASGSVYVADRNNHRIRMISGDGLVSTLAGTGLPGRKNTIGAAAEFYSPACVAPDGKGNLFLTEAGNHDVRCISLTTGMVSTVAGDGVAGYYDAWTPLETARFNTPHGLAVGSDGTLYVADWGNQTIRFILPNRAVRTMANIIVYNGTPVPGFVDGSYANARFNYPIGVAVDSSGKLYVSDQHNNRIRRIDTDLQVSTFAGNGDPALFNGPHDLAVDAAGNVLVADHDHNQIKQIAPDGTIRVIAGSGEYGLADGRGSQASFNEPFGVAVDASGSIYVGDRNNHRIRLIWP
- a CDS encoding peroxiredoxin, whose product is MLEVGSPIPDITLRGVNPAGEEGEYRLADLLVPGKDLVLYFYPKDDTPGCTTEACDFRDGLATHGEKVVVVGVSPDAPTKHLKFQTKYGLPFTLLSDTENKLMELFGAWGEKKNYGKVYVGVIRSTFVIGADGVLKAVYRNVKATGHAERIYKSLA